In Desulfomonilia bacterium, a single window of DNA contains:
- a CDS encoding aminopeptidase: MSKLARDREKPVKVWEMLKGSEKRIDAYCRDYMEFLSAAKTEREAVRFISSKSADGIIEIKNRGRSIALCRKGKAPMHEGLRIIAAHIDSPRLDLKARPLYEDTGIAMLKTHYYGGIKKYQWLARPLALHGLVVKAGKKTLEITIGEDGDDPCFTIDDLLPHLSHKVHNDKKVSDAFQGEKLNIIAGSIPDMKAEDGGVKKNILSILKAKYGIVEEDFVSADIEIVPAGPAREVGIDRSMIGGYGQDDRICAWAAFAAIKDAERLPFTSIVLLADREETGSDGNTGIKSRFLEEVIYELSEKFNETLSPARVLYRSRAISADVNAAFDPDYPEVHEKANAAKMGMGVCMTKFTGSRGKSGTSEASAEYLGWIRGILNKRRIPWQTGELGRVDEGGGGTIARHLAEYGMDIVDMGPALLSMHSPFELASKADAYSAYLSYLAFLEEK; encoded by the coding sequence ATGTCAAAACTCGCCAGGGACAGAGAAAAGCCAGTAAAAGTCTGGGAAATGCTTAAGGGGAGTGAGAAAAGGATTGATGCCTATTGCCGGGATTATATGGAATTCCTTTCAGCAGCCAAAACCGAACGCGAGGCTGTAAGGTTTATTTCATCAAAATCCGCTGACGGTATCATTGAAATCAAGAACAGGGGAAGGTCGATCGCCTTGTGCAGAAAAGGCAAGGCCCCGATGCATGAGGGATTAAGAATTATTGCAGCGCATATAGACAGCCCCAGGCTTGACCTCAAGGCCAGGCCCCTTTACGAGGATACGGGGATCGCCATGCTGAAAACCCACTATTATGGGGGGATAAAAAAGTACCAGTGGCTTGCCAGGCCGCTTGCCCTTCATGGATTGGTTGTCAAAGCCGGCAAAAAGACATTGGAGATAACAATAGGTGAAGACGGGGATGACCCGTGCTTTACAATTGATGACCTTCTTCCTCATCTTTCACACAAGGTCCATAACGACAAGAAAGTCTCAGATGCCTTTCAGGGAGAAAAGCTCAACATCATTGCAGGCTCGATCCCGGATATGAAGGCTGAGGATGGAGGGGTGAAGAAAAACATACTTTCCATCCTGAAAGCGAAATACGGCATCGTGGAGGAGGATTTTGTCTCGGCCGATATTGAAATAGTGCCGGCAGGGCCCGCACGCGAGGTTGGCATCGACCGGTCTATGATAGGCGGTTACGGCCAGGATGACAGGATCTGCGCATGGGCGGCATTTGCCGCAATAAAAGACGCGGAGAGGCTTCCGTTCACCTCCATAGTGCTTCTTGCGGACAGGGAAGAGACCGGCAGTGACGGCAATACCGGCATAAAGAGCCGGTTTCTTGAAGAGGTCATTTACGAGCTTTCCGAAAAGTTCAATGAGACTTTGTCCCCGGCCCGGGTCCTTTACAGAAGCAGGGCTATTTCGGCAGACGTGAATGCCGCTTTTGACCCGGATTATCCCGAGGTTCATGAAAAGGCCAATGCAGCGAAGATGGGGATGGGCGTATGCATGACCAAATTTACAGGTTCACGCGGCAAATCCGGCACAAGCGAGGCTTCTGCTGAGTACCTGGGCTGGATTCGCGGTATCTTGAATAAAAGGAGGATACCATGGCAGACGGGGGAACTCGGCAGGGTTGATGAAGGCGGCGGCGGAACCATTGCAAGACATCTGGCTGAATACGGCATGGATATAGTGGATATGGGACCTGCTCTGCTGTCGATGCATTCGCCGTTCGAGCTTGCAAGCAAAGCGGATGCATACTCCGCCTACCTTTCTTATCTCGCATTCCTGGAGGAAAAATGA
- a CDS encoding NUDIX hydrolase gives MATGKIICPHCGKNTGRYLTPSPTVDIIIETSGGIVLVKRKNPPFGWAIPGGFVDYGESVEHAAVREAKEETGLDVKLTGLLGVYSDPARDPRFHTISTVFKATAEGVPEGHDDAEEAQIFSLDALPEPLAFDHAKILGDYALCESGKKKRND, from the coding sequence ATGGCTACCGGGAAAATCATCTGTCCTCATTGCGGAAAGAATACCGGTAGATACCTGACGCCTTCGCCCACTGTAGATATAATTATTGAAACCTCGGGAGGGATTGTTCTTGTTAAAAGAAAAAACCCGCCCTTTGGATGGGCGATTCCGGGCGGATTTGTGGATTACGGGGAAAGCGTGGAGCATGCCGCTGTCAGGGAGGCAAAGGAAGAGACCGGCCTCGATGTAAAGCTCACCGGGCTTCTGGGTGTGTATTCCGACCCGGCAAGGGACCCGAGGTTCCATACGATTTCGACCGTTTTTAAAGCGACGGCCGAGGGCGTGCCGGAAGGCCATGATGATGCCGAGGAAGCGCAGATATTCTCACTTGACGCCTTACCCGAGCCGCTTGCCTTTGACCATGCCAAAATCCTTGGAGACTATGCTTTGTGCGAATCAGGGAAGAAAAAAAGAAATGACTAA
- a CDS encoding PIN domain-containing protein, which produces MKSKQEKETLRLTVDASVWINARSPREKGYNQSKKALMIIEEMNIPVFSPSILIVELAASVSRATGDEKAGILFSRLVSELPNIELMPVTLELARDAAVIASRLKIRGADALYCAVAAERKAVLLSRDREQIERAKGLIKVIEPDDFIAAFTEDAL; this is translated from the coding sequence GTGAAAAGTAAGCAGGAGAAGGAAACCCTCAGGTTGACCGTCGATGCCAGTGTCTGGATAAATGCACGTTCTCCAAGGGAAAAAGGCTATAATCAAAGCAAAAAAGCGCTGATGATAATTGAAGAGATGAATATACCAGTGTTTTCACCTTCCATACTTATAGTTGAACTTGCAGCCAGTGTCTCTCGTGCAACCGGTGACGAAAAAGCAGGCATCTTGTTTTCAAGGCTTGTTTCCGAACTTCCCAACATCGAACTAATGCCTGTAACCCTTGAACTTGCCAGGGATGCTGCGGTTATTGCATCGAGACTGAAGATAAGAGGGGCGGATGCATTGTATTGTGCCGTTGCGGCGGAAAGAAAGGCCGTTCTTCTTTCAAGAGACAGGGAACAGATTGAAAGGGCTAAAGGGTTAATCAAAGTGATAGAGCCTGATGATTTTATAGCCGCATTCACTGAGGATGCATTATGA
- the polA gene encoding DNA polymerase I, whose protein sequence is MKEIYLIDGSSYVYRAFYAMRALNNSKGLPTNAVYILTRMLIKLIKDKAPEHMAFVLDPRGPTHRHEKYEEYKATRQRMPEALSVQFPYILDVVKALGIPIVQIEKWEADDVIAALARKLSDTNKVVIISGDKDLMQLVGGNVVMWDTLKDVLYDPAGVEKKFGVGPEYIADLLAIMGDSSDNIPGIPGIGEKGALELVKTYGHIEDIIKKADTIKPEKLRRSFSENIDKAIMSLELVKLDHDVPVETDMDGMKLKPGDQEELLRLFTELEFKGLMPEAPVQQTAPVREIKIEQGFPEEFKGIAGFYSIAGIGCCLSDGKRAWASFDDTSALRILSDPSAEIIIHDAKEAIVRAGEKGITTKAGFFDVMLAAYCIDAANNSVSLETLASSRLEKMLPSIKDFLGSGKNARHPGLIPDDEKASFLAAHAEALVELKEGLYLDMKKAGVEKLFSEIEMPLTFVLAGMEGLGILVDKSVLAKLSVEITEQISLMENEIYGLAGKTFNINSPMQLGRILFEDLGLPVIKKTKTGASTDSAVLENLAEKHDLPAKILEYRGLFKLKNTYVDTLPEMIDKKTGRVHTKLNQAVTATGRISSSDPNLQNIPIRSAIGRRIREAFIPAEGFTMLSADYSQIELRILAHITKDRALVESFMAGIDIHTRTASEVFGVALNEVTPDMRRYAKTINFGIIYGMGPHKLSVELGIKQSVAKQYIENYLAKYPGVGRYMEEMSETASSTGYVTTLLGRRRSLPEINSRNFSEREGARRMAINTPIQGTAADIIKIAMINIQKRIKTMKSRMILQVHDELLFEAAFNELEELKVMVKHEMENAFPLDVPVIAELGSGGNWAEAH, encoded by the coding sequence ATGAAAGAGATTTACCTTATAGACGGGAGCTCTTATGTTTACAGGGCGTTTTATGCCATGAGAGCCCTGAACAATTCAAAGGGATTGCCTACCAACGCCGTCTATATCCTCACTAGGATGCTGATAAAGCTCATCAAGGATAAAGCGCCCGAACATATGGCCTTTGTGCTTGACCCGCGAGGCCCCACGCACCGCCATGAGAAATACGAAGAATATAAGGCAACCCGTCAGAGGATGCCGGAAGCCCTTTCGGTGCAGTTTCCATACATACTGGATGTGGTGAAGGCCCTCGGCATACCCATTGTCCAGATCGAAAAATGGGAAGCCGATGATGTAATAGCGGCGCTGGCCAGAAAACTATCGGACACAAACAAGGTCGTCATCATATCGGGTGATAAGGATCTGATGCAGCTCGTAGGCGGCAATGTCGTGATGTGGGACACGCTCAAGGACGTCCTTTATGATCCGGCAGGGGTAGAAAAGAAATTCGGCGTCGGGCCTGAATATATAGCCGACCTGCTCGCAATAATGGGCGACAGTTCAGACAACATACCCGGAATTCCAGGCATAGGCGAAAAGGGTGCACTTGAACTTGTAAAAACATACGGCCATATCGAAGACATCATCAAGAAGGCTGATACAATCAAGCCCGAGAAACTGAGGAGATCGTTCAGCGAAAACATCGACAAGGCGATCATGAGCCTTGAACTTGTAAAACTCGACCATGATGTGCCCGTCGAGACGGATATGGATGGAATGAAGCTGAAGCCAGGTGATCAGGAAGAACTGCTTCGCTTATTTACCGAACTTGAATTTAAAGGCCTTATGCCGGAGGCACCAGTGCAGCAGACAGCACCGGTTCGGGAGATCAAAATCGAACAGGGATTTCCTGAAGAGTTTAAAGGAATTGCCGGGTTTTATTCGATTGCCGGTATAGGCTGCTGTCTTTCCGACGGAAAAAGGGCATGGGCATCTTTTGATGATACGTCAGCGCTCAGGATTCTATCCGATCCATCGGCGGAGATAATCATCCATGATGCAAAAGAGGCCATTGTAAGGGCAGGAGAGAAAGGCATCACGACAAAGGCTGGTTTCTTTGATGTCATGCTTGCGGCATACTGCATCGATGCGGCTAACAATTCCGTAAGCCTTGAAACGCTTGCCTCTTCAAGACTCGAGAAAATGCTTCCCTCAATAAAAGACTTTCTCGGCTCGGGAAAAAACGCACGCCACCCGGGGCTTATCCCTGATGATGAAAAGGCGTCATTCCTTGCCGCTCATGCCGAAGCGCTTGTTGAACTGAAAGAGGGGCTCTATCTTGATATGAAAAAAGCGGGTGTGGAAAAGCTCTTCAGCGAGATAGAAATGCCTCTTACATTCGTACTGGCCGGGATGGAAGGGCTTGGAATACTTGTCGATAAAAGTGTTCTGGCAAAGTTGTCTGTTGAAATAACTGAGCAGATTTCGCTTATGGAAAACGAAATATACGGCCTTGCAGGAAAAACCTTCAACATCAATTCGCCCATGCAGCTCGGCAGGATTCTGTTCGAAGATCTCGGGCTGCCGGTGATAAAAAAGACCAAGACCGGTGCTTCAACCGACAGTGCGGTCCTTGAAAATCTTGCTGAAAAACACGATCTGCCTGCAAAGATCCTGGAATACAGAGGGCTTTTCAAGCTGAAAAACACCTATGTGGATACACTGCCGGAAATGATCGACAAAAAAACAGGAAGGGTTCATACGAAATTGAACCAGGCGGTAACGGCGACAGGACGCATCTCGTCGTCGGACCCAAACCTCCAGAACATCCCGATTCGCTCTGCCATAGGAAGGAGAATAAGGGAGGCCTTCATACCTGCCGAAGGCTTTACCATGTTAAGTGCCGACTATTCACAGATTGAGCTCAGGATACTGGCCCACATAACTAAGGACAGGGCGCTGGTGGAGTCTTTCATGGCGGGTATCGACATACATACACGCACGGCCTCCGAGGTGTTCGGCGTAGCACTTAATGAGGTAACACCCGATATGAGGCGATACGCCAAGACCATAAACTTCGGCATCATATACGGCATGGGGCCGCACAAACTCTCGGTCGAACTCGGCATAAAGCAGTCGGTTGCAAAGCAGTATATTGAGAATTATCTGGCAAAATACCCCGGAGTCGGCAGGTATATGGAAGAAATGTCGGAGACCGCCTCGTCCACCGGCTATGTAACTACGCTGCTCGGAAGACGACGCTCTCTTCCGGAAATCAACTCTCGCAATTTCAGCGAAAGGGAAGGCGCACGACGCATGGCGATTAATACGCCGATTCAGGGAACGGCCGCGGATATCATCAAGATTGCCATGATAAATATCCAGAAACGTATCAAGACCATGAAATCCCGCATGATCCTTCAGGTGCATGACGAACTCCTGTTCGAGGCGGCATTTAACGAGCTTGAAGAATTAAAGGTCATGGTCAAACACGAGATGGAAAACGCATTTCCGCTTGATGTACCGGTAATCGCCGAACTCGGCTCCGGCGGCAACTGGGCCGAGGCGCACTGA